A section of the Arcobacter roscoffensis genome encodes:
- a CDS encoding helicase-related protein, producing the protein MKENWQEQLHTLLNCDLKELYPLARSLNRKLEFYVGPTNSGKTYNAMKQLKQANSGLYLAPLRLLALEGYEDLKASDIDASLVTGEEQIFDEDAAHVCSTIEMLDFDLDVDVAVIDEVQMLDDNDRGWAWVNAIIGAPAKKVIMTGSVNALEAVKKVASYLGEELEVVKHKRKTPLEVMERHTSLDNLSSGTALIAFSRADVLKLKQKLQKKYRVSVIYGNLSPEVRRDEAKRFREGQSDILIATDAIAMGLNLPIHTILFTTDTKFDGISRRKLTVNEITQIVGRAGRYGHFEAGLFGATRRDVLKHIQSEYKKPIKTIKPPFKVKINAAQLEGLASHIKTKSLTKTLIYFAKNMYFSGPFIASNISSMLEASKIVDTRHNLKLEDKYLLAQAPITTKSPIILQAYQAYIAAVIRKKVCRYRPSITLPKKTEITQRDLLLVEDEVKKISLYLWLSYKMPDIFPDHDKAFILRNSFNSFIEQTLKSNLVQDRSNNFSKPRHKDYGDKNNNKKRVYGRRRNKDSFK; encoded by the coding sequence ATGAAAGAAAATTGGCAAGAACAACTACACACACTATTAAATTGTGATTTAAAAGAGCTTTACCCTCTAGCACGAAGTTTAAACAGAAAATTAGAGTTTTACGTAGGACCTACAAACTCAGGAAAAACTTATAATGCTATGAAACAGTTAAAGCAAGCAAATTCAGGTTTATATTTAGCTCCTTTAAGGCTTTTGGCTTTAGAAGGATATGAGGATTTAAAAGCATCAGATATTGATGCAAGTTTAGTAACAGGTGAAGAGCAAATCTTTGATGAAGATGCTGCACATGTTTGTTCAACCATAGAGATGCTGGATTTTGATTTGGATGTTGATGTTGCAGTAATTGATGAAGTTCAAATGCTAGATGACAATGATAGAGGTTGGGCATGGGTAAATGCTATTATTGGTGCTCCTGCAAAAAAAGTAATTATGACGGGAAGTGTAAATGCCCTAGAAGCTGTAAAAAAAGTAGCTTCTTATTTAGGGGAAGAATTAGAAGTTGTAAAACATAAAAGAAAAACACCTTTAGAAGTTATGGAAAGACACACTTCTTTAGATAATTTAAGTAGCGGAACAGCACTTATTGCTTTTTCAAGAGCAGATGTTTTAAAACTAAAGCAAAAACTTCAAAAGAAATATAGAGTTTCTGTAATTTATGGAAATTTATCTCCTGAGGTTAGACGTGATGAAGCAAAAAGATTTAGAGAAGGGCAAAGTGATATTTTAATAGCAACTGATGCAATAGCAATGGGTCTAAATCTTCCTATTCATACAATCCTTTTTACAACTGATACAAAGTTTGATGGCATTAGTAGAAGAAAACTAACTGTTAATGAAATAACACAAATTGTAGGACGTGCAGGAAGATATGGGCATTTTGAGGCAGGACTTTTTGGCGCAACAAGAAGGGATGTTTTAAAGCATATTCAAAGTGAGTATAAAAAGCCTATAAAAACTATAAAGCCACCTTTTAAAGTAAAAATTAATGCAGCACAATTAGAAGGTTTAGCAAGTCATATAAAAACAAAATCTTTAACAAAGACTTTAATATATTTTGCAAAAAATATGTATTTTAGTGGACCTTTTATTGCTTCAAATATCTCTTCAATGCTTGAAGCTTCAAAAATTGTAGACACAAGACATAATCTAAAACTTGAAGATAAGTATTTATTAGCTCAAGCTCCAATTACAACTAAGTCACCTATTATATTGCAAGCATATCAAGCATATATTGCAGCAGTTATTAGAAAAAAAGTTTGTAGATATAGACCATCTATTACCCTTCCTAAAAAGACTGAAATAACACAAAGAGATTTACTTTTAGTAGAGGACGAAGTTAAAAAAATATCTTTATATTTATGGCTTTCGTATAAAATGCCAGACATTTTCCCAGACCATGATAAAGCTTTTATTTTAAGGAACTCTTTTAACTCATTTATAGAGCAAACTTTAAAATCAAATCTTGTACAAGACAGGTCAAATAATTTTTCTAAGCCTAGACATAAAGACTATGGAGATAAAAATAATAATAAAAAAAGAGTATATGGTAGAAGAAGAAACAAAGATAGTTTTAAGTAG
- the trmA gene encoding tRNA (uridine(54)-C5)-methyltransferase TrmA: MNCEYFGQCGSCTLYDKSYEEQLEVKIQREKERFLNFTSEEFDIIKSDEENFRYRAEFRIWKNFDENDNPTLSYAMTSFDKTTLEIDSCQIVSLQIKELMPKLLEEIQSSHTMSFKVYAIEFLGSTTKDMLVTIIYHRKLDEQWSEEAKKLEEKYGIKIIGRSRKQKVILSNDYIDETLNINNQDFYFQYKEGGFTQPNTKVNVKMIEWVLNNINRSESDLCELYCGGGNFTIPLSTKFRKVLATEISKTSINSALKNCELNSTSNIDFVRMSAEEFVEALEEKREFTRLKNIDLKSYDFSTIFVDPPRAGLDDLTRQLVTNYNQIIYISCNPETLHRDLEVLTKTHSIEKFALFDQFAYTKHIETGVILNKI; the protein is encoded by the coding sequence ATGAATTGTGAATATTTTGGGCAATGTGGCTCATGTACTTTATATGATAAAAGCTACGAAGAACAACTTGAAGTAAAAATACAAAGAGAAAAAGAAAGATTCTTAAACTTTACAAGTGAAGAGTTTGATATTATCAAAAGCGATGAAGAAAACTTCAGATATAGAGCAGAGTTTAGAATTTGGAAGAATTTCGATGAAAATGATAATCCAACTCTATCTTATGCAATGACAAGTTTTGATAAAACTACACTAGAAATAGATTCATGTCAAATTGTAAGTTTACAAATAAAAGAGTTAATGCCTAAACTTTTAGAAGAAATTCAAAGTTCACATACAATGTCTTTTAAGGTTTATGCCATAGAGTTTTTAGGTTCTACAACGAAAGATATGCTTGTAACAATAATTTATCATAGAAAACTTGATGAACAATGGAGTGAAGAAGCAAAAAAACTTGAAGAAAAATATGGAATAAAAATAATTGGAAGAAGTAGAAAACAAAAAGTAATTTTAAGTAATGATTATATAGATGAGACTTTAAATATTAATAATCAAGACTTTTACTTCCAATATAAAGAAGGTGGTTTTACACAACCTAATACAAAAGTAAATGTAAAAATGATTGAATGGGTATTAAATAACATCAATCGAAGTGAAAGTGACTTATGTGAATTATATTGTGGTGGTGGGAATTTTACAATCCCTTTATCTACAAAGTTTAGAAAAGTTTTAGCAACTGAAATTTCAAAAACATCAATTAATTCAGCTTTAAAAAACTGTGAACTAAATAGTACTTCAAATATCGATTTTGTAAGGATGAGTGCTGAAGAATTTGTAGAAGCACTAGAAGAAAAAAGAGAGTTCACTAGACTTAAAAATATTGATTTAAAAAGCTATGATTTTTCAACTATTTTTGTTGATCCACCAAGAGCAGGACTTGATGACTTAACAAGACAATTAGTTACAAACTATAATCAAATAATTTATATTTCATGTAATCCAGAAACTCTTCACAGAGATTTAGAAGTGCTAACAAAGACTCATAGCATAGAAAAATTTGCATTATTTGACCAGTTTGCATATACAAAACATATCGAAACTGGCGTTATTTTAAACAAAATTTAA
- a CDS encoding flagellin, with the protein MRINTNVASLQAREANANTNKTLNSSLEKLSSGLRINKASDDASGLAIADKLRTQASGTGQAISNGNSAIALTQIADKAMAEQSNILDIVKTKLIQAATATTSTAGRQAIGKDVDKLLDQLDNIAQQTNYNGIQLLQGDTTFRTGATAASHTFQMGDKAANTISTSDTVQSNTTGLSLGGLLGQVSAGVTSAGGTGLTAANARTQMLEIDQALDKLNGWRADFGSTQNQLESAVRNLATQQTNIKAAESVIRDVDYAAESANFNKQNIISQAGTYAMSQANNVSQNVMRLLQ; encoded by the coding sequence ATGAGAATCAATACAAACGTAGCTTCTTTACAAGCAAGAGAAGCGAATGCAAATACAAATAAAACTTTAAACTCTTCATTAGAGAAATTAAGTTCAGGTCTTAGAATCAACAAAGCAAGTGATGATGCTTCAGGACTTGCAATTGCTGATAAATTAAGAACACAAGCAAGTGGTACAGGTCAAGCTATCTCAAATGGTAACTCTGCTATTGCTTTAACTCAAATTGCTGATAAAGCTATGGCTGAACAATCTAATATTTTAGATATTGTTAAAACGAAACTAATTCAAGCAGCTACTGCTACTACTTCTACTGCTGGTAGACAAGCTATTGGTAAAGATGTAGATAAACTATTAGATCAGTTAGACAATATTGCACAACAAACTAATTACAATGGTATTCAACTTTTACAAGGTGATACTACTTTTAGAACTGGGGCTACTGCTGCTTCACATACATTCCAAATGGGTGATAAAGCTGCTAATACTATTTCTACTAGTGATACTGTGCAATCAAATACAACTGGTTTAAGTTTAGGTGGTTTACTTGGTCAAGTTAGTGCTGGTGTTACTAGTGCTGGTGGAACTGGTCTTACTGCTGCTAATGCTAGAACTCAGATGTTAGAAATTGATCAAGCTTTAGATAAACTAAATGGATGGAGAGCGGACTTCGGTTCTACTCAAAACCAATTAGAATCAGCTGTTAGAAACCTAGCAACACAACAAACTAATATCAAAGCAGCTGAGTCTGTTATTAGAGATGTTGATTATGCTGCTGAAAGTGCTAACTTCAATAAACAAAACATTATCTCACAAGCTGGAACTTATGCTATGAGTCAGGCTAATAATGTATCTCAAAATGTTATGAGACTACTTCAATAG
- a CDS encoding flagellin, with protein MRINTNVAAMTAQESASRTNSNLSNSLEKLSSGLRINKASDDSSGLAIADKLRTQASGTGQAISNGNSAIALTQIADKAMAEQSNILDIVKTKLIQASTATTSTAGRVAISKDVSKLLDQLDNIASQTNYNGIQLLQNSATNTGTASSQTFQMGDKAANTISTGDSVQSNTTGLSLAPLDGLVSAGVTSAGGAGITAANARTQMLEVDQAIDRLNGWRADFGSTQNQLESAVRNLGTQQTNIKNAESVIRDVDYAQESANFSKQNIVAQAGTYAMSQANAMQQNVLRLLQ; from the coding sequence ATGAGAATTAACACAAATGTAGCTGCAATGACAGCTCAAGAATCGGCATCAAGAACTAATTCTAATTTAAGTAATTCATTAGAAAAATTAAGTTCAGGTCTTAGAATTAATAAAGCAAGTGATGATTCATCTGGATTAGCAATTGCTGATAAACTAAGAACACAAGCAAGTGGTACAGGTCAAGCTATATCAAATGGTAATTCAGCTATTGCTTTAACACAAATTGCTGATAAAGCTATGGCTGAACAATCTAATATTTTAGATATTGTTAAAACGAAATTAATTCAAGCATCAACTGCTACAACTTCTACTGCTGGTAGAGTTGCTATTTCAAAAGACGTTTCTAAATTATTAGACCAGTTAGATAATATTGCATCGCAAACAAACTATAATGGTATTCAATTATTACAGAATAGTGCAACTAATACAGGTACAGCAAGTTCACAAACATTCCAAATGGGTGATAAAGCTGCTAATACTATTTCTACTGGTGACAGTGTTCAGTCAAATACAACTGGATTAAGTTTAGCGCCATTAGATGGTTTAGTTAGTGCTGGTGTTACTAGTGCTGGTGGAGCAGGTATTACTGCTGCTAATGCTAGAACACAAATGTTAGAAGTTGACCAAGCAATTGATAGACTAAATGGATGGAGAGCGGACTTCGGTTCTACTCAAAACCAATTAGAATCAGCTGTTAGAAACTTAGGTACACAACAAACTAACATCAAAAATGCAGAGTCTGTTATTAGAGATGTTGACTATGCTCAAGAGAGTGCGAACTTTAGTAAACAAAATATTGTTGCTCAAGCTGGTACTTATGCTATGAGTCAAGCCAATGCAATGCAACAAAATGTACTAAGATTATTACAATAG
- a CDS encoding flagellin, translating to MRINTNVAAMQAMESNSNTNKTLGTSLEKLSSGLRINKASDDASGLSIADKLRTQASGTGQAISNGSSAIALTQIADKAMAEQSNILDIVKTKLIQAATATTSTAGRQAIGKDVDKLLDQLDNIAQQTNYNGIQLLQGDTTFRTGATASSHTFQMGDKAANTISTSDTVRSNTTGLSLNGLVGMVSAGVTSAGGTGITAGNARTQMLEIDQAIDRLNGWRADFGSTQNQLESAVRNLSTQQTNIKNAESVIRDVDYAQESANFNKQNIIAQAGTYALSQANAMQQNVTRLLQ from the coding sequence ATGAGAATCAATACAAATGTAGCTGCTATGCAAGCTATGGAATCAAACTCAAATACAAACAAAACTTTAGGTACTTCTTTAGAGAAATTATCTTCAGGTCTTAGAATCAACAAAGCTAGTGATGATGCTTCTGGTTTATCTATTGCTGATAAATTAAGAACACAAGCAAGTGGTACTGGTCAGGCTATTTCAAATGGTAGTTCTGCAATTGCTTTAACTCAAATTGCTGATAAAGCTATGGCTGAACAATCTAATATTTTAGATATTGTTAAAACGAAACTAATTCAAGCAGCTACTGCTACTACTTCTACTGCTGGTAGACAAGCTATTGGTAAAGACGTAGATAAACTATTAGACCAGTTAGACAATATTGCACAACAAACTAACTACAATGGTATTCAACTTTTACAAGGTGATACTACATTTAGAACTGGTGCTACTGCCTCTTCACATACATTCCAAATGGGTGATAAAGCTGCTAATACTATTTCTACTAGTGATACTGTAAGATCAAATACTACTGGATTAAGTTTAAATGGTTTAGTTGGAATGGTTAGTGCTGGTGTTACTAGTGCTGGTGGAACTGGTATTACAGCAGGAAATGCTAGAACTCAGATGTTAGAAATTGACCAAGCAATTGATAGACTAAATGGATGGAGAGCAGACTTCGGTTCTACTCAAAACCAATTAGAATCAGCTGTTAGAAACTTAAGTACTCAACAAACTAATATTAAAAATGCAGAATCTGTTATTAGAGATGTTGATTATGCTCAAGAGAGTGCGAACTTTAATAAACAAAACATAATTGCACAAGCGGGGACTTATGCATTAAGTCAAGCAAATGCAATGCAACAAAATGTTACTAGATTATTACAATAA
- a CDS encoding flagellin — protein sequence MRINTNVAAMTAQESASRTNSNLSNSLEKLSSGLRINKASDDSSGLAIADKLRTQASGTGQAISNGNSAIALTQIADKAMAEQSNILDIVKTKLIQASTATTSTAGRVAISKDVSKLLDQLDNIASQTNYNGIQLLQASATGTGTASSQTFQMGDKAANTISTGDSVQSNTTGLSLAPLDGLVSAGVTSAGGAGITAANARTQMLEVDQAIDRLNGWRADFGSTQNQLESAVRNLGTQQTNIKNAESVIRDVDYAQESANFSKQNIVAQAGTYAMSQANAMQQNVLRLLQ from the coding sequence ATGAGAATTAACACAAATGTAGCTGCAATGACAGCTCAAGAATCGGCATCAAGAACTAATTCTAATTTAAGTAATTCATTAGAAAAATTAAGTTCAGGTCTTAGAATTAATAAAGCAAGTGATGATTCATCTGGATTAGCAATTGCTGATAAACTAAGAACACAAGCAAGTGGTACAGGTCAAGCTATATCAAATGGTAATTCAGCTATTGCTTTAACACAAATTGCTGATAAAGCTATGGCTGAACAATCTAATATTTTAGATATTGTTAAAACGAAATTAATTCAAGCATCAACTGCTACAACTTCTACTGCTGGTAGAGTTGCTATTTCAAAAGACGTTTCTAAATTATTAGACCAGTTAGATAATATTGCATCGCAAACAAACTATAATGGTATTCAACTATTACAAGCAAGTGCGACAGGTACTGGAACAGCATCGTCACAAACATTCCAAATGGGTGATAAAGCTGCTAATACTATTTCTACTGGGGATAGTGTTCAGTCAAATACAACTGGATTAAGTTTAGCGCCATTAGATGGTTTAGTTAGTGCTGGTGTTACTAGTGCTGGTGGAGCAGGTATTACTGCTGCTAATGCTAGAACACAAATGTTAGAAGTTGACCAAGCAATTGATAGACTAAATGGATGGAGAGCGGACTTCGGTTCTACTCAAAACCAATTAGAATCAGCTGTTAGAAACTTAGGTACACAACAAACTAACATCAAAAATGCAGAGTCTGTTATTAGAGATGTTGACTATGCTCAAGAGAGTGCGAACTTTAGTAAACAAAATATTGTTGCTCAAGCTGGTACTTATGCTATGAGTCAAGCCAATGCAATGCAACAAAATGTACTAAGATTATTACAATAG
- a CDS encoding flagellin, whose product MRINTNVAAMQAMESNSNTNKTLGTSLEKLSSGLRINKASDDASGLSIADKLRTQASGTGQAISNGSSAIALTQIADKAMAEQSNILDIVKTKLIQAATATTSTAGRVSISKDVDKLLTQLDNIAAQTNYNGIQLLQGDTTLASTNTASSHTFQMGDKAANTISTSDSVHSNTVGLSLNGLSGMVSAGVTSAGGTGITAGNARTQMLEIDQALDRLNGWRADFGSTQNQLESAVRNLSTQQTNIKNAESVIRDVDYAQESANFNKQNIIAQAGTYALSQANAMQQNVTRLLQ is encoded by the coding sequence ATGAGAATCAATACAAATGTAGCTGCTATGCAAGCTATGGAATCAAACTCAAATACAAACAAAACTTTAGGTACTTCTTTAGAGAAATTATCTTCAGGTCTTAGAATCAACAAAGCTAGTGATGATGCTTCTGGTTTATCTATTGCTGATAAATTAAGAACACAAGCAAGTGGTACTGGTCAGGCTATTTCAAATGGTAGTTCTGCAATTGCTTTAACTCAAATTGCTGATAAAGCTATGGCTGAACAATCTAATATTTTAGATATTGTTAAAACGAAACTAATTCAAGCAGCTACTGCTACTACTTCTACTGCTGGTAGAGTTTCTATTTCAAAAGACGTAGATAAACTGTTAACACAATTAGATAATATTGCTGCTCAAACTAACTACAATGGTATTCAACTTTTACAAGGTGATACTACATTAGCAAGTACAAATACAGCTTCTTCACATACATTCCAAATGGGTGATAAAGCTGCTAATACTATTTCTACTAGTGATAGTGTACATTCTAATACAGTAGGGTTAAGCTTAAATGGTTTATCAGGAATGGTTAGTGCTGGTGTTACTAGTGCTGGTGGAACTGGTATTACAGCAGGAAATGCTAGAACTCAGATGTTAGAAATTGATCAAGCCTTAGATAGACTAAATGGATGGAGAGCAGACTTCGGTTCTACTCAAAACCAATTAGAATCAGCTGTTAGAAACTTAAGTACTCAACAAACTAATATTAAAAATGCAGAATCTGTTATTAGAGATGTTGATTATGCTCAAGAGAGTGCGAACTTTAATAAACAAAACATAATTGCACAAGCGGGGACTTATGCATTAAGTCAAGCAAATGCAATGCAACAAAATGTTACTAGATTATTACAATAA
- the glmU gene encoding bifunctional UDP-N-acetylglucosamine diphosphorylase/glucosamine-1-phosphate N-acetyltransferase GlmU, whose product MNNKSIIILAAGAGTRMKSEKPKVLHEISGKAMLYYSIKEALKLSDDITVVLYHQAQRVQNEMEKYFENINYVIQDHANYPGTGGAVMGITPKYEQTLVLNGDMPLIQSEELKKFDIDATIVMSVLELDSADGYGRVIVENGNVKKIVEQKDASEAELAVTTANAGIYQFETKFLLENLPKLSNANAQKEYYITDLIEMAINEGKTLKPLAVNEENFKGVNSKVELADAEVIHQNRIKKEFLKAGVIMRLPDTIYIQEGVEIEGESILENGVTLLGNTKIVNSHIKTNTVIEDSVLIDSDAGPMARIRPGSELNSTHIGNFVETKKAKLNGVKAGHLSYLGDCEIDEGTNIGCGTITCNYDGVSKYKTIIGKNVFVGSDTQLIAPVTLEDNTMIGAGSTVTQDVKSGQLYTTRAKKRAVEGYFYKHFENKK is encoded by the coding sequence ATGAACAATAAGTCAATCATTATTTTAGCTGCAGGTGCTGGTACAAGAATGAAATCAGAGAAACCAAAGGTTTTACATGAGATTTCAGGTAAAGCAATGTTATATTACTCAATCAAAGAGGCATTAAAATTAAGTGATGATATTACAGTTGTTCTATATCATCAAGCCCAAAGAGTTCAAAATGAGATGGAAAAATACTTTGAAAATATTAACTATGTAATACAAGATCATGCAAATTATCCAGGAACTGGTGGGGCTGTTATGGGGATTACTCCTAAGTATGAGCAAACACTAGTTTTAAATGGAGATATGCCATTAATTCAATCAGAAGAGTTAAAGAAGTTTGATATAGATGCAACTATTGTAATGTCTGTATTAGAGCTTGATAGTGCAGATGGATATGGTAGAGTTATTGTTGAAAATGGAAATGTTAAAAAAATTGTTGAGCAAAAAGATGCTTCTGAAGCTGAATTAGCTGTAACAACAGCAAATGCAGGGATTTATCAATTTGAAACAAAATTTTTATTAGAAAATCTTCCAAAACTTTCAAATGCTAATGCTCAAAAAGAGTACTATATAACTGATTTAATTGAAATGGCAATAAATGAAGGTAAAACTTTAAAACCATTAGCTGTAAATGAAGAGAATTTCAAAGGTGTTAATTCAAAAGTTGAATTAGCAGATGCTGAAGTTATTCATCAAAATAGAATAAAAAAAGAGTTTTTAAAAGCTGGTGTTATTATGAGGTTACCAGATACTATTTATATCCAAGAGGGTGTAGAGATTGAGGGTGAATCTATATTAGAAAATGGAGTTACACTTTTAGGAAATACAAAAATTGTAAATTCACATATTAAAACAAATACAGTAATTGAAGATTCTGTTTTAATTGATAGTGATGCTGGACCAATGGCTAGAATTAGACCAGGAAGTGAACTAAATTCTACACATATAGGAAATTTTGTAGAGACTAAAAAAGCAAAATTAAATGGTGTTAAAGCAGGACATTTATCATACCTTGGAGATTGTGAAATTGATGAGGGTACAAATATTGGTTGTGGTACAATTACTTGTAATTATGATGGTGTTTCTAAATACAAAACAATTATAGGTAAAAATGTATTTGTAGGTTCAGATACACAATTAATAGCACCTGTAACACTTGAAGATAATACGATGATTGGTGCAGGTTCAACTGTAACACAAGATGTAAAAAGTGGTCAGCTTTATACAACAAGAGCTAAAAAAAGAGCAGTAGAAGGCTACTTTTATAAACATTTTGAAAACAAAAAATAA
- a CDS encoding ankyrin repeat domain-containing protein, with translation MINKLFKGSDSDIFQKELLKNNVDKSKIQKIIDDGIDINQVDEKGRTILFSLIAKRKIDAIKILLENKIDLTIEDEYGRNALAEAVFRGDGMMIRFLLDNGCNVNDKNSSNRTILQDVALEGDYKTFRVLMNYNPEYNLKDNYNKTVLYDAVEGGNVNIVKEVINNIDDINLLDENEQTVLFPAVLKEDTEIAKTLILNGIDINKKDISGQTVLFNAILQGENSLDLIMLLVKKGVNLNTVDKSHRTILDEILYVLELQKLKPSELDGKYVTIKGDKNYLSLASLLIKNGLLVDRFDDEGNTTLWKAIQKQNYENIEFLLKSGANINTKDEKGQTIFFKEVIKGYPNFKMISYLVKHGVDVNIRDHEEKTAFDYLIEKIYKTENLIQNEESEPKGYLILFKKLLPLKPKLDEVRSDGRNVLFDVVKYNHFELIKTLLNYGMNPNIKDKEGNTPLSVMIDTGVKLKIKEARERFLERLVFFLKFRVNLEAQDKDGRTVYHKAVIADDLELIEKLLTKKVNLDIKDKQGRTALHHTQWTGNYKIARWLIAAGANMNEPDNAGFTLLNYAAIFGHAKLVIALVASGVLMYNRNPKSKKVAQFFKDKEKNLLKLLKSNISDDKMRHSLREVAENLIKEVNEVLEG, from the coding sequence ATGATTAATAAATTGTTTAAAGGTAGTGATTCAGATATTTTTCAAAAAGAGCTACTTAAAAACAATGTTGATAAAAGTAAAATCCAAAAAATAATAGATGATGGCATAGATATAAATCAAGTAGATGAAAAAGGAAGAACTATTCTTTTTTCTCTAATTGCAAAAAGAAAAATTGATGCAATAAAAATCCTTCTAGAAAACAAAATAGATTTAACTATTGAAGATGAGTATGGAAGAAATGCTTTAGCTGAAGCTGTTTTTAGAGGTGATGGAATGATGATTCGATTTCTTCTTGATAATGGCTGTAATGTAAATGATAAAAACTCCTCAAATAGAACAATTTTACAAGATGTGGCTCTTGAAGGTGATTATAAAACTTTTAGAGTTCTAATGAATTACAATCCTGAATACAATTTAAAAGACAACTATAACAAAACAGTTTTATATGATGCTGTTGAGGGTGGAAATGTAAATATAGTTAAAGAGGTTATAAATAATATAGATGATATTAATCTTTTAGATGAAAATGAACAAACAGTACTCTTCCCTGCTGTATTAAAAGAAGATACTGAGATTGCTAAAACACTTATCTTAAATGGTATAGATATTAATAAAAAAGATATAAGTGGTCAAACTGTTTTATTTAATGCTATTTTACAAGGTGAAAATAGTTTAGATTTGATTATGCTTCTAGTGAAAAAAGGAGTAAATTTAAATACGGTTGATAAAAGTCATAGAACTATACTTGATGAAATTTTGTATGTTTTAGAGCTTCAAAAACTAAAACCATCTGAATTAGATGGAAAATATGTAACTATTAAAGGGGATAAAAACTATTTAAGTTTAGCCTCATTGCTAATCAAAAATGGTTTATTAGTTGATAGATTTGATGATGAGGGAAATACTACTTTATGGAAAGCAATACAAAAACAAAATTATGAAAATATAGAATTCTTATTAAAAAGTGGTGCAAATATTAATACCAAAGATGAAAAAGGTCAAACTATTTTCTTTAAAGAAGTAATAAAAGGTTATCCTAACTTTAAGATGATTTCCTACTTAGTTAAACATGGTGTAGATGTAAATATTAGAGACCATGAAGAAAAAACGGCATTTGACTACTTAATAGAGAAAATTTATAAAACTGAAAATCTTATTCAAAACGAAGAATCAGAACCTAAGGGGTATTTGATTTTATTTAAAAAACTATTACCTTTAAAGCCAAAGCTTGATGAAGTTAGAAGTGATGGAAGGAATGTACTCTTTGATGTGGTTAAATATAATCATTTTGAATTAATAAAAACTCTTTTAAATTATGGAATGAACCCAAATATAAAAGATAAAGAGGGCAATACTCCTTTATCTGTGATGATAGATACAGGAGTGAAACTAAAAATCAAAGAAGCAAGAGAGAGATTTTTAGAAAGACTTGTCTTCTTTTTAAAGTTTAGAGTAAATCTTGAAGCTCAAGATAAAGATGGAAGAACTGTTTATCATAAAGCTGTAATTGCTGATGATTTAGAACTTATAGAAAAGCTTCTAACTAAAAAAGTAAATTTAGATATAAAAGATAAACAAGGAAGAACAGCCCTGCATCATACTCAATGGACGGGTAACTATAAAATTGCAAGATGGCTAATAGCAGCAGGTGCAAATATGAACGAACCTGATAATGCAGGTTTTACTCTTTTAAATTATGCTGCTATTTTTGGACATGCAAAACTTGTAATTGCACTAGTTGCCTCTGGTGTTTTAATGTATAATCGAAACCCAAAAAGTAAAAAAGTTGCACAATTTTTCAAAGATAAGGAAAAAAATCTTCTCAAATTATTAAAAAGTAATATTAGTGATGATAAAATGCGACATTCATTAAGAGAAGTTGCTGAGAATTTAATCAAAGAAGTAAACGAAGTTTTAGAAGGATAA